Proteins encoded by one window of Tunturibacter psychrotolerans:
- a CDS encoding ribonuclease T2 encodes MKKKASPSLLILLLLAACNPPPRPTPEPTPRPTAAAAQTIEPATVTDQPFDYYLLNLSWSPEFCHSHPTATECAQRPAFVLHGLWPQNTNGGYPQNCSTDPGPRDPSSYSDIYPDPGLLRHEWRTHGTCSGLSPDAFFTLARTAYKSVAIPPTLTQLDHKISLTPNQLIDLFQTANPSIPATSLAISCGNNYLTAVEVCLDKRAHPTPCGPIRSCRANSVRITPP; translated from the coding sequence ATGAAGAAGAAAGCCTCACCCTCGCTTCTGATCCTTCTTCTCCTCGCCGCCTGCAATCCGCCCCCTCGGCCAACGCCTGAGCCTACCCCTCGCCCCACTGCGGCAGCCGCGCAGACGATCGAACCTGCAACTGTCACCGACCAGCCTTTCGACTACTACCTCCTCAACCTCTCCTGGTCGCCAGAGTTCTGCCACTCACACCCCACCGCAACCGAGTGCGCCCAGCGCCCCGCCTTCGTCCTCCACGGCCTCTGGCCCCAGAACACCAACGGTGGCTATCCGCAGAACTGCTCCACCGACCCCGGCCCGCGCGACCCTTCCTCCTACTCCGACATCTATCCCGACCCCGGCCTCCTTCGGCACGAGTGGCGCACCCACGGTACCTGCTCCGGCCTCTCCCCCGACGCCTTCTTCACGCTCGCCCGCACCGCATACAAATCTGTCGCCATTCCGCCGACGCTCACCCAGCTCGACCACAAGATCTCGCTCACCCCCAACCAGCTCATCGACCTCTTCCAGACGGCGAACCCCTCCATCCCCGCCACCAGCCTAGCCATCAGCTGTGGCAACAACTACCTCACCGCAGTCGAGGTCTGCCTCGACAAGCGCGCCCATCCCACCCCCTGCGGCCCAATCCGCTCCTGCCGAGCCAACTCCGTCCGAATCACCCCACCATAA
- a CDS encoding tetratricopeptide repeat protein has protein sequence MNGIRIAPFLLASMACAQTTFHFTEKPGPHAVGLKVVEQYDTSRTYRPATDELGKPLTGERSRPLQTLIWYPAQSTSEKAMTVGDYAQLAATETSFGKPDLSPDWKEWIDGIKPTLKDAMWARRDAPLTAGRFPVVIYAPSFSSMSWENADLCEYLASHGYVVIASPDMGTTTRDMSGDVAGVRTQARDISFLIGYAQTLPDTDMSEVAVAGFSWGGLSNLFAAARDSRIDALVALDGSMRYFPGLIKDSGEVHPEDMTLPLLFFTQGEISLEDSERNHSGPSQTGPNALNAWTHGDLITVHDLALTHTEHSSMFQRNEDIWKGYAQAQKGDYSREDGIIGYAWISRYTVNFLDAYLKHDATALAFLKKTPAENGAPPHLLRVDFRAAKGIPASLESFRAELGRLGFDHASEIYSSMKEEKPDFKLDESAMNDWAYHLMQSGHLPEATALIKLNIQNYPDSSSSYTTLGEIYARSGDKQLARENYNKALKKDPNSSEATEKLKELDAPAPVSK, from the coding sequence TTGAACGGTATTAGAATCGCTCCCTTTTTGTTGGCCTCTATGGCCTGCGCGCAGACTACCTTTCACTTCACCGAGAAACCGGGTCCCCACGCAGTGGGCCTTAAGGTCGTTGAACAGTACGACACTTCGCGAACCTATCGACCTGCGACCGATGAGCTTGGCAAGCCACTGACTGGAGAACGCTCGCGGCCGCTTCAGACGCTTATTTGGTATCCCGCACAGTCAACTTCTGAGAAGGCAATGACCGTAGGCGACTATGCCCAGCTGGCGGCGACCGAGACCAGCTTCGGCAAACCCGACTTGTCGCCTGATTGGAAGGAGTGGATTGACGGGATAAAGCCTACGCTGAAGGACGCCATGTGGGCTCGACGCGATGCGCCGCTTACCGCAGGGCGCTTCCCGGTTGTGATCTACGCGCCGAGCTTCTCTTCGATGTCGTGGGAGAACGCGGACTTGTGCGAGTATCTTGCGAGCCACGGATACGTTGTGATCGCAAGTCCTGATATGGGCACTACGACACGCGATATGTCGGGCGACGTAGCTGGCGTGCGCACGCAGGCTCGCGACATCTCCTTTCTTATTGGATACGCTCAGACGCTACCTGACACCGATATGTCTGAGGTTGCGGTAGCGGGCTTTTCCTGGGGAGGGCTCTCGAACCTGTTTGCCGCTGCTCGAGATTCGCGGATTGATGCGCTTGTGGCACTCGATGGTTCGATGCGCTACTTTCCTGGGCTCATCAAGGATTCGGGAGAGGTGCATCCTGAGGACATGACTCTTCCGCTGCTGTTCTTTACGCAGGGTGAGATCTCGCTTGAAGATTCGGAACGAAATCATTCTGGTCCTTCGCAGACGGGCCCCAACGCTCTTAATGCGTGGACGCATGGCGACCTTATCACGGTTCACGATCTTGCTCTGACGCACACGGAACACAGCTCGATGTTTCAACGCAACGAAGATATCTGGAAGGGGTATGCCCAGGCGCAAAAGGGAGACTACAGCCGCGAAGACGGAATCATTGGCTATGCCTGGATATCGCGTTACACGGTGAATTTTCTCGACGCCTATCTGAAGCATGACGCGACTGCGCTCGCTTTTTTGAAGAAGACGCCAGCGGAGAATGGCGCGCCGCCGCACTTGTTGAGAGTGGATTTTCGGGCAGCGAAGGGAATACCAGCGTCGCTCGAGTCATTTCGCGCGGAGTTGGGGCGGCTGGGGTTCGATCACGCCTCTGAGATCTATAGCTCCATGAAAGAGGAGAAGCCGGATTTCAAACTCGACGAGAGCGCGATGAATGACTGGGCGTATCACCTGATGCAAAGTGGACACCTGCCGGAAGCGACTGCGCTGATCAAGCTGAATATCCAGAATTACCCTGATTCGAGCAGCTCCTATACGACTCTCGGTGAGATTTATGCGAGATCAGGTGATAAGCAGCTGGCTCGTGAGAACTATAACAAGGCGCTGAAGAAGGATCCGAATAGCTCTGAGGCCACGGAAAAACTCAAGGAGCTTGATGCTCCTGCGCCTGTATCGAAGTAG
- a CDS encoding VWA domain-containing protein: protein MPIRPTLFAILLAVTFPALPQASSPTLTARTQLVIVDVVVTDNKQNPVHNLTSSDFTVLENNVPERIKSFEEHTTASPAKPEPPLVLPPGNFTNYTNVPAGAPLNILLLDTLNTPNDAQTYVRNQIRLFLKKSPPNVPLAIFGLSTHLWLLQPFTADPRLLQAAVDHKIPRTSSLMDNAATGDKSDTLSLEMSVGHTPPYIVQRMQQFEAEHSSDNLQLRTRYTLNALNQMARYLAGLPGRKNLIWFSGSFPISILPDDNILNPFAIAADSSDEFRQTTDLLAKSQVAVYPIDARGLAAPSVYSVESSGVQYNPTLDPNQGRNQDVFTNHLNDSIRQNADDNSTMLQMAEQTGGHAYINTNGLADAVAQSIEAGSNYYTLTYSPTDTANDGKFRKIQLKLRRNGYSLAYRRGYYAAAPVPAQAPTPVTVSNTTSHFVPLAALPTDHVADPMHNAMIFGSPVPTQITLKVLILPAAGHPEDSLASGNIASRNITGPYRRYDVTIAADPSAIIFTQAADGNHHASLLFRTYVYSSDGRLINASNRIDDSDLAPALYDRALHTGLFFHQEISVPVKGEFYLRIGVHDDVADHDGAVEIPVDSVRDLPPLNSPPVTQPLARRH, encoded by the coding sequence ATGCCGATCCGTCCTACCCTCTTCGCGATACTCCTCGCCGTAACCTTCCCGGCTCTGCCTCAAGCATCTTCGCCTACGTTGACGGCCCGGACACAGCTCGTCATCGTGGATGTTGTAGTTACAGATAACAAACAGAACCCTGTTCACAATCTCACCTCCTCGGACTTTACCGTACTCGAGAACAACGTTCCCGAACGCATCAAGAGCTTCGAGGAGCACACGACCGCAAGCCCCGCCAAGCCCGAGCCACCTCTCGTTCTACCACCCGGCAACTTCACCAACTACACAAACGTCCCTGCGGGTGCCCCCCTCAACATTCTTCTGCTCGACACCCTAAACACACCGAACGACGCCCAGACTTATGTCCGCAATCAGATTCGCCTTTTCCTCAAGAAATCTCCGCCGAACGTCCCCCTCGCGATCTTTGGTCTCAGCACACACCTTTGGCTTCTGCAGCCATTCACCGCAGATCCCCGCCTGCTCCAGGCCGCGGTTGATCACAAGATTCCGAGGACCTCTTCGCTGATGGACAACGCAGCCACGGGCGACAAATCCGACACCCTCTCTCTAGAGATGTCAGTAGGGCATACGCCCCCGTATATCGTCCAGCGCATGCAGCAGTTCGAAGCCGAGCATTCCTCCGATAACCTCCAACTCCGGACGCGATACACACTCAACGCACTGAATCAGATGGCCCGTTACCTCGCCGGTCTACCTGGAAGGAAAAATCTCATCTGGTTTTCCGGCTCGTTTCCCATCAGCATCCTGCCCGACGACAATATCCTCAACCCCTTCGCGATTGCCGCAGACTCCTCGGATGAATTTCGCCAGACTACGGACCTGCTCGCCAAGAGCCAGGTCGCTGTCTATCCGATCGACGCTCGCGGCCTCGCTGCCCCGTCCGTATACTCCGTCGAAAGCTCAGGCGTGCAGTACAACCCCACGCTCGACCCCAATCAAGGTCGTAACCAGGACGTCTTTACGAACCATCTCAACGATTCCATTCGCCAGAACGCAGATGACAACTCCACCATGCTCCAGATGGCCGAACAAACCGGTGGCCATGCCTATATCAACACCAACGGTCTCGCAGATGCTGTCGCTCAGTCCATCGAAGCCGGATCCAACTACTACACCCTTACTTATTCCCCAACCGACACCGCCAACGACGGTAAATTTCGCAAGATCCAGCTCAAACTTCGACGCAACGGCTACTCACTCGCATACCGTCGCGGTTACTACGCCGCTGCTCCCGTTCCCGCCCAAGCTCCAACGCCAGTTACAGTCTCCAACACCACTTCTCACTTCGTTCCACTCGCAGCCTTGCCTACGGACCATGTGGCCGACCCCATGCACAACGCGATGATCTTCGGCTCTCCCGTTCCCACCCAAATCACCCTCAAGGTTCTCATCCTTCCCGCCGCCGGCCATCCGGAAGACAGCCTCGCTTCCGGCAATATTGCCTCCAGAAACATCACAGGCCCGTACCGCCGTTATGACGTCACCATCGCCGCCGATCCCAGCGCGATCATCTTCACCCAGGCGGCCGACGGCAACCATCACGCCAGCCTCCTCTTCCGCACCTATGTCTATTCGAGTGACGGCAGGCTCATCAACGCCTCCAACAGAATCGACGATTCAGACCTAGCGCCTGCACTCTACGATCGCGCCCTTCACACTGGTCTCTTCTTCCATCAGGAGATCAGCGTGCCTGTCAAAGGAGAGTTCTACCTTCGTATCGGAGTCCACGACGATGTCGCCGATCACGACGGTGCGGTCGAAATCCCCGTCGACAGTGTTAGAGATCTGCCCCCTCTTAATTCGCCACCGGTTACCCAACCACTGGCACGACGGCACTGA
- a CDS encoding uracil-DNA glycosylase has translation MAGEAEQQLRAYVEYLRDIGVYDFYRQGEPVYGDDVVVPSVAAIDLAAVAETVVETQSLPTKAAVVERQAAPVPIAAAQSSPAPSRPQFLEPPIAKLVSFDDLVPLPATRVDAAHKAEALATIRAEIGDCTRCPLAYAGRRTIVFGDGDANARLMFVGEGPGADEDTSGIPFVGKAGQLLNNMIQAMGLKREQVYIANIVKCRPPANRVPEPVEANTCDQFLLQQIDVVQPQVIVALGSTAATYLLGVKQSLSALRGKWHSCRGAKLAVTYHPAFLLRDPGMKGEAWKDLQRVMAEMGLKGASRG, from the coding sequence ATGGCAGGTGAAGCAGAGCAGCAGCTGCGGGCTTACGTGGAATATCTTCGCGACATCGGCGTCTATGACTTCTATCGTCAGGGCGAACCGGTGTATGGCGATGACGTTGTTGTTCCTTCGGTGGCGGCGATTGATCTAGCTGCTGTTGCCGAGACTGTGGTGGAGACGCAATCGCTGCCCACGAAGGCGGCGGTCGTCGAACGTCAAGCTGCTCCTGTTCCAATTGCTGCTGCCCAAAGTTCTCCTGCCCCAAGTCGACCTCAATTTCTGGAGCCTCCGATTGCGAAGCTTGTGAGTTTCGACGATCTTGTTCCCCTGCCTGCGACCCGGGTGGATGCGGCGCATAAGGCTGAGGCGTTGGCTACGATTCGTGCTGAGATTGGCGACTGTACGCGTTGCCCGCTGGCGTATGCGGGCAGGCGAACGATTGTGTTCGGCGATGGCGATGCGAATGCGCGGTTGATGTTTGTCGGCGAGGGACCGGGCGCGGATGAAGACACCTCGGGAATCCCGTTCGTCGGTAAGGCTGGGCAACTGCTCAACAACATGATTCAGGCGATGGGCCTGAAGCGGGAGCAGGTTTATATCGCGAACATCGTGAAGTGCAGGCCGCCGGCGAACCGGGTTCCGGAGCCGGTCGAGGCGAATACCTGCGATCAATTTCTGTTGCAGCAGATCGACGTGGTGCAGCCCCAGGTGATCGTAGCGCTGGGGTCTACGGCTGCGACGTACCTGCTGGGTGTGAAGCAGTCCCTGAGCGCCCTGCGGGGCAAATGGCATAGTTGTAGGGGAGCGAAGCTTGCAGTGACGTACCACCCGGCGTTTTTGCTGCGTGACCCGGGGATGAAGGGTGAGGCGTGGAAGGATCTGCAGAGGGTGATGGCGGAGATGGGGCTGAAGGGCGCGAGCCGTGGCTGA
- the rpoZ gene encoding DNA-directed RNA polymerase subunit omega gives MTIENAFHNKYSLVKGAARRARQLQSGASPLIVAKSMKACRVAQDEIKQGHVKFVLPERVVEPVVDLPPQ, from the coding sequence ATGACGATTGAAAATGCATTCCACAATAAGTACAGCCTGGTTAAAGGTGCTGCGCGTCGGGCGCGGCAACTACAGTCTGGCGCCTCTCCTCTGATCGTGGCGAAATCGATGAAGGCTTGCCGCGTAGCACAGGATGAGATCAAGCAGGGACATGTGAAGTTTGTTCTCCCGGAGCGTGTTGTAGAGCCAGTGGTCGATCTTCCTCCGCAATAA
- the gmk gene encoding guanylate kinase, with amino-acid sequence MAGILFIISAPSGSGKSTLVSQLRTLVEGLDFSISYTTRAPRGSETDGREYHFTTREEFERMITAGDFLEWAEVFGNYYGTAVSALAHAKDAGKDLLLDIDVQGAMQVMKKMPDAVSIFVLPPSPVVLEMRLRNRSEAEHVTSEKVIQSRLAEARTELKRMWDYKYALVNDVLDQAVAEMRAIVLSERGERDGVQTLASSCRTDAASPRLKAALSTFHE; translated from the coding sequence ATGGCAGGAATACTTTTTATCATTTCGGCGCCGTCGGGTTCGGGAAAGTCGACGCTGGTGAGTCAGCTGCGGACGCTGGTGGAGGGGTTGGATTTTTCGATTTCGTATACGACGCGGGCGCCACGGGGGTCGGAGACCGATGGGCGGGAGTATCACTTTACGACCCGGGAAGAGTTCGAGCGAATGATTACCGCGGGAGACTTTCTCGAGTGGGCGGAGGTCTTCGGGAACTACTACGGGACGGCAGTGTCTGCGCTGGCGCATGCGAAGGATGCGGGAAAGGACTTGTTGCTCGACATCGATGTGCAGGGCGCGATGCAGGTGATGAAGAAGATGCCGGACGCGGTGTCGATCTTCGTTCTTCCGCCGAGTCCGGTGGTGTTGGAGATGCGGCTGCGGAACCGGAGTGAGGCGGAACATGTGACCTCTGAGAAGGTGATTCAGAGCAGACTAGCCGAGGCTCGGACAGAGTTGAAGCGGATGTGGGACTACAAGTATGCGTTGGTGAATGATGTTCTCGACCAGGCTGTTGCTGAGATGCGAGCGATTGTTCTGTCCGAGCGCGGCGAGCGGGACGGGGTCCAGACGCTGGCATCGAGTTGCAGAACTGATGCTGCTTCTCCTCGGTTAAAAGCCGCATTGAGTACCTTTCACGAATAA
- a CDS encoding YicC/YloC family endoribonuclease, whose protein sequence is MRDIYSMTGYASLRGSTQDSVAFTLAMKSVNHRFLDLHLRLPGSCDGLEVQLRRMLKENLRRGHIEVTLQLERRGNVEIQLNPGLLEAYIQAFREAARLHGVESEPDLNSMLRIPGVMSSESVGGAAEIEGLETAVLAQIVPLIGMLNEGRALEGASLAAELKASMLRLQAFAEEMAGLRNGVREAQFERLRSRLMELTQGVPVGEERLLAEAAVLAEKSDIEEEIVRLRTHVERFVAMLEEGGELGKRLDFLLQELNREANTMLSKTSGAAGENSLRITELGLEMKAEIEKAREQVQNLE, encoded by the coding sequence GTGAGGGATATTTATTCGATGACCGGGTACGCCAGTCTGCGTGGTTCGACGCAGGATAGCGTTGCCTTTACGTTAGCGATGAAGAGTGTGAACCACCGGTTTCTGGATCTTCACCTCCGGCTGCCTGGTTCCTGCGATGGGTTGGAGGTTCAGTTGCGCAGGATGCTCAAGGAGAATCTGCGGCGTGGTCATATCGAAGTAACGCTGCAGCTGGAGCGCAGAGGAAACGTTGAGATCCAGCTGAACCCGGGATTGCTGGAGGCCTACATACAGGCCTTTCGCGAGGCTGCGAGATTGCATGGAGTGGAGAGCGAGCCGGACCTGAATTCGATGCTGCGAATACCGGGTGTGATGAGCTCTGAGAGCGTCGGTGGAGCGGCTGAGATTGAGGGACTCGAGACGGCAGTGCTCGCGCAGATTGTGCCGTTGATTGGGATGCTGAACGAGGGGCGAGCGCTTGAGGGTGCTTCGCTGGCCGCGGAGTTGAAGGCTTCGATGTTACGGCTGCAGGCGTTTGCGGAGGAGATGGCTGGCTTGAGGAATGGAGTGCGCGAGGCGCAGTTCGAGCGGCTGCGGAGCCGGCTGATGGAGTTGACGCAGGGCGTTCCGGTTGGTGAGGAGCGGCTGCTGGCTGAGGCTGCTGTGCTGGCGGAGAAGAGCGATATCGAGGAGGAGATCGTTCGGCTGCGGACGCATGTGGAGCGCTTTGTGGCGATGCTGGAAGAAGGTGGTGAGTTGGGCAAGCGGTTGGACTTTCTGCTACAGGAGCTGAATCGCGAAGCGAACACAATGCTGTCGAAGACCAGCGGAGCGGCGGGCGAGAACAGTCTGCGGATTACGGAACTGGGACTCGAGATGAAGGCAGAGATCGAGAAGGCGCGGGAGCAGGTTCAGAATCTGGAGTAG
- a CDS encoding ABC transporter ATP-binding protein produces MRRIWRLLLYVRPYALYSLASVVLMAVVGAMAAFRVLLVKPIFDNVLSPDAYTHDVLAFPHVPILGRPLNLHFLVPSSFHNAWTVVAYALVVSALVKSVCDYAGTYLVNYAGFGMITDLRNDLYNAVLRRSVGFFQKHTTGTLLSTLINDIERVQTAMSSVLGEFLQQIFTLIFMIGVAIFYGGKLAWVLLLFVPVVISSARRIGRRVRQTTRKGQDKLAEIQNILHETITGNRIVKAFGMELWEMNRFRRAARRLFSANLRSVSVQAISSPLMDGLGSVAIALLLLLGRERIKSGSMTIGSFISFLIAVFTLYDPVRKFALFYNSFQQALGASEEIFKFMDAQDDVQEKKRAFVLKGFNEEIRFEDVGFAYESDGEVKQVLRGINLNVKPGEVIAFVGPSGAGKSSLVNLIPRFFDVNEGRILLDGHDLRDVTIASLRQQIGKVTQETVLFNDTVRNNIAYGQPDVPMSTVEEAARMALAHEFILNMPEGYNTMIGEKGTRLSGGERQRLAIARAILKNAPILILDEATSALDMESEQFVQAALANLMQGRTVFVIAHRLSTVRRASRIAVIEGGRITEIGPHDELMQQSGTYRRLYNMQFSEDDIAPASSEGALQVGLEGIA; encoded by the coding sequence TTGAGGCGCATCTGGCGATTGCTGCTGTACGTTCGTCCGTATGCTCTGTACTCTTTAGCATCGGTGGTATTGATGGCAGTGGTCGGCGCGATGGCTGCATTCCGCGTACTGCTGGTGAAGCCGATCTTCGACAATGTGCTCAGTCCGGATGCTTATACGCATGACGTGTTGGCATTTCCCCATGTACCCATTCTTGGAAGACCTCTAAATCTGCACTTTTTAGTGCCCAGTTCGTTCCACAATGCGTGGACGGTGGTGGCGTACGCGTTGGTGGTCTCGGCGCTGGTGAAGTCGGTATGTGACTACGCGGGGACGTACCTGGTGAACTACGCAGGCTTCGGGATGATTACCGATCTGCGCAATGACCTGTACAACGCGGTATTGAGACGGTCGGTGGGTTTCTTTCAGAAACACACGACGGGCACTTTGCTGTCGACACTGATCAACGATATTGAGCGTGTACAGACGGCGATGTCGAGTGTGCTCGGCGAGTTTCTACAACAGATCTTCACGCTGATTTTCATGATCGGCGTGGCGATTTTTTATGGTGGGAAACTTGCCTGGGTGCTGCTGCTTTTTGTTCCTGTGGTGATCTCCTCGGCGCGACGTATTGGACGCAGGGTGCGGCAGACTACGCGTAAAGGGCAGGACAAACTGGCGGAGATACAAAACATTCTTCACGAGACGATTACAGGCAATCGAATCGTGAAGGCCTTCGGGATGGAGTTGTGGGAGATGAACCGCTTTCGGCGCGCGGCACGGCGGTTATTCAGCGCCAACCTGCGGTCGGTTAGCGTGCAGGCGATTAGTTCTCCTCTGATGGATGGGTTGGGTTCGGTTGCGATAGCTCTGCTGCTACTGCTCGGGCGCGAACGCATCAAAAGCGGCTCGATGACGATCGGGTCCTTTATTTCTTTTCTCATCGCCGTGTTTACGCTTTACGATCCCGTACGGAAGTTTGCGCTGTTTTATAACAGCTTTCAACAGGCGCTCGGTGCGAGCGAAGAGATCTTCAAATTTATGGACGCGCAGGATGATGTGCAGGAGAAAAAGCGCGCTTTTGTGTTGAAGGGATTTAACGAAGAGATTCGATTCGAAGATGTCGGCTTCGCCTATGAGAGCGATGGAGAGGTGAAGCAGGTTCTACGTGGGATCAATTTGAATGTGAAGCCCGGGGAGGTCATTGCGTTTGTGGGACCGAGTGGCGCAGGCAAGTCTTCTCTGGTGAACCTGATTCCTCGATTCTTTGATGTAAATGAAGGAAGGATCTTGCTGGACGGACACGACCTTCGCGATGTGACGATTGCGTCGCTGCGGCAGCAGATTGGGAAGGTGACGCAGGAGACGGTGTTGTTCAATGACACGGTGCGGAACAATATCGCATACGGTCAGCCGGATGTTCCGATGAGCACAGTGGAAGAGGCGGCGCGGATGGCGCTGGCGCATGAGTTCATTCTCAACATGCCTGAGGGATACAACACGATGATCGGGGAGAAAGGTACTCGGCTGAGTGGGGGAGAACGTCAGAGGCTTGCGATTGCGCGAGCGATTTTGAAAAATGCGCCGATCTTGATTTTGGACGAGGCGACGTCGGCGCTCGACATGGAGAGTGAACAGTTTGTCCAGGCGGCGTTGGCAAATCTAATGCAAGGACGGACTGTGTTTGTGATTGCTCATCGGCTGTCGACGGTGCGGCGAGCCTCTCGGATCGCGGTGATTGAAGGTGGGAGAATCACGGAGATCGGCCCGCATGACGAGCTGATGCAGCAATCAGGGACCTATCGACGGCTTTACAACATGCAATTTAGCGAAGATGACATTGCCCCGGCCAGCAGCGAAGGCGCTTTGCAGGTCGGGTTGGAGGGGATTGCGTGA
- the rapZ gene encoding RNase adapter RapZ, protein MARKQVRKSSVRSSAKTSRKKVVEAVLPKHQGELVILTGLSGSGKLSALKTFEDLGYYSVDNLPLELVPRFADLVRQSAEIKRAALVVDVREGMRLDEFPAILKKVRKVLPTRVVFLEASENALIRRFSETRRPHPMGRSDTVVKSIRAERKRLDPIRNVADIVLDTTKFNVHDLRAHINSQFEREETGRGLVISSNSFGFKNGVPTEADLVFDVRFLPNPHFVPEFRKLTGKHPKVAKYVLQFPQTKEFLDKTTEMLKFLLPHYIKEGKSYLTVAFGCTGGQHRSVFIAEEMKKRLAQEGYRVNTAHRDMPK, encoded by the coding sequence ATGGCGAGGAAGCAGGTTAGGAAGAGTTCTGTGAGGTCGTCCGCGAAGACAAGCAGGAAGAAGGTAGTGGAGGCCGTGCTTCCGAAACATCAGGGAGAGTTGGTCATTCTGACTGGGCTTTCCGGGTCGGGAAAGCTGTCAGCGCTGAAGACATTTGAAGATCTGGGCTATTACTCAGTCGACAATCTACCGCTGGAGTTAGTGCCGCGCTTCGCGGATCTTGTGCGACAGTCGGCGGAGATCAAACGTGCAGCGCTGGTGGTCGACGTACGTGAGGGAATGCGGCTCGATGAGTTTCCGGCGATTCTAAAGAAGGTTCGCAAAGTGCTCCCGACACGGGTGGTGTTTCTGGAGGCTAGTGAGAATGCGCTGATTCGGCGATTTTCTGAAACGCGCCGACCGCATCCGATGGGACGCAGCGATACAGTGGTGAAGTCGATTCGAGCAGAGCGTAAGCGGCTGGATCCCATCCGCAACGTTGCCGATATCGTGCTGGATACGACCAAGTTTAACGTGCATGACCTTCGAGCGCATATCAACTCGCAGTTCGAACGTGAGGAGACTGGCCGGGGCCTGGTGATCTCGTCCAACAGCTTCGGGTTCAAAAATGGTGTGCCTACAGAGGCGGATCTTGTATTCGACGTACGCTTTCTGCCGAATCCTCATTTTGTACCGGAGTTTCGCAAGCTGACGGGAAAACATCCCAAGGTGGCGAAGTACGTGCTGCAGTTTCCGCAGACGAAGGAGTTTCTAGATAAGACAACGGAGATGTTGAAGTTTCTCTTGCCTCACTACATCAAGGAAGGGAAGAGCTACCTGACGGTGGCGTTTGGATGTACAGGAGGGCAGCATCGGTCGGTCTTTATTGCGGAAGAGATGAAGAAGCGACTGGCGCAGGAAGGGTATCGGGTGAACACCGCGCACCGCGATATGCCCAAGTAA
- the hpf gene encoding ribosome hibernation-promoting factor, HPF/YfiA family, producing MDVEYTGRQTTITKKLKLQAEEGLAAIAKIVGNSASVHVILSTDKYRQIAEVTVKTKHQKMVARCEDTEMIVALHDALAKIEQQAIRHKKRYGTIKRHPKSDSKASAAGVASPVARKTAVVKVATKTSVGRKAVPMLVHSFPSHSPLAEPHVVRSNDAVALRPMSVEEAVKEAAFRDREVFVFRDHAGQAMVLYRKRDGKMELIEVP from the coding sequence ATGGACGTGGAGTACACCGGCAGACAGACGACCATCACAAAGAAATTGAAGTTGCAGGCTGAGGAAGGGCTGGCGGCGATTGCGAAGATTGTCGGCAACTCCGCTAGCGTGCATGTGATTCTTTCCACGGACAAGTATCGTCAGATCGCCGAAGTGACGGTGAAGACCAAACACCAGAAGATGGTGGCGCGGTGCGAGGATACCGAGATGATCGTCGCGTTGCATGACGCGCTCGCGAAGATCGAACAGCAGGCCATCCGCCATAAGAAGAGGTATGGGACGATCAAGCGGCATCCGAAGTCAGATTCGAAGGCCTCGGCGGCTGGGGTTGCGTCGCCGGTTGCGCGGAAGACTGCCGTGGTGAAGGTGGCGACAAAGACCAGCGTTGGGCGTAAGGCGGTACCTATGCTGGTACATTCCTTTCCGTCGCACTCGCCGCTTGCGGAGCCGCACGTGGTGCGCTCAAATGATGCGGTTGCGCTGAGGCCGATGTCGGTGGAAGAGGCGGTGAAAGAGGCCGCGTTTCGTGACCGCGAGGTGTTTGTGTTTCGCGACCACGCGGGACAGGCAATGGTGCTCTATCGCAAGCGCGACGGAAAGATGGAGCTGATCGAGGTTCCTTAA